A DNA window from Camelina sativa cultivar DH55 chromosome 13, Cs, whole genome shotgun sequence contains the following coding sequences:
- the LOC104735473 gene encoding tyrosine-protein phosphatase non-receptor type 23 has translation MNTSMYSDKQIMDLMNEDNTNNNNSQDGGDHQKHRAGDNNNNGLESKKEAIFPSYDFQPIRPIASVGLSHHALDLAGSVNSTAARVWDASDPKPVSTSSARSYGSMDSLEPSKLFAEKNRNASESAILSAIDRTMKAHADNLIHVIEGVSARLTQLETRTRNLENLVDDVKVSVGNSHGTTDGKLRQLENIMLEVESGVQMLKDKQDIVEAQLQLSKLHFSKVNQQPETHSTHVEPTPQPPASLPQPPASAAAPQSLTQQGLPPQQFIQPPASQHSLPPPSSQLPQLPNQFSPQQEPYFPPPGQSQPPPTNQPPYQPPPPTQSLHQPPYQSPPQQPQYPQQPPPQLQHPSGYNPEEPPYPQQSYPPNPPRQPPSHPPSVSAPSQQYYNGPPTPPSMYDGSGGRSNSGFASGYSPEPYQYTGPPSSQYGNTPSVKPPHQSGSGSGAYPQLPMARPLPQGLLMASAISSGGSGGSGSPRSGSRAPVDDVIDKVVSMGFPRDQVRGTVRTLTENGQAVDLNVVLDKLMNGDRGGMMQQQQQPPRGWFGGR, from the exons ATGAATACGTCTATGTACTCGGATAAGCAGATAATGGATCTGATGAACGAAgacaatactaataataataactcacAAGACGGCGGCGATCACCAGAAGCACCGTGCCGGTGATAATAACAACAATGGCTTGGAGTCGAAGAAGGAAGCGATCTTTCCTAGCTATGATTTCCAGCCTATTCGCCCTATTGCCTCTGTCGGATTGTCTCACCACGCTTTAGATCTCGCCGGATCTGTTAATTCCACGGCCGCTAGGGTTTGGGATGCATCTGATCCAAAACCGGTTTCAACTTCTTCCGCAAGa AGTTATGGTTCCATGGACTCTCTTGAACCTTCAAAGTTGTTTGCTGAGAAGAATCGAAATGCCTCAGAGTCAGCCATTTTATCTGCGATTGATCGCACAATGAAGGCACATGCTGATAACCTGATACATGTCATAGAAGGTGTCAGTGCACGTCTAACTCAGCTGGAGACCAGAACTCGAAATCTCGAGAACCTGGTGGATGATGTGAAAGTTTCTGTTGGGAACAGCCATGGAACCACTGATGGGAAACTGAGACAGCTTGAAAACATCATGTTAGAG GTGGAAAGCGGTGTACAGATGTTGAAGGACAAACAAGACATAGTTGAAGCCCAGCTTCAGCTTTCAAAGCTCCATTTTTCAAAGGTAAACCAGCAGCCCGAGACACACTCTACACATGTTGAACCCACTCCTCAGCCACCCGCATCACTGCCTCAGCCACCAGCTTCTGCTGCAGCTCCCCAGTCTCTTACTCAGCAGGGCCTCCCGCCACAACAATTTATCCAACCGCCTGCCTCACAGCACAGTCTCCCGCCTCCTTCATCACAACTGCCTCAGCTTCCTAACCAGTTCTCTCCCCAACAAGAGCCTTATTTCCCTCCGCCTGGTCAGTCCCAGCCGCCTCCAACAAACCAGCCTCCATATCAACCTCCTCCTCCAACCCAGTCACTGCATCAACCACCTTACCAGTCACCTCCTCAACAGCCACAATACCCACAGCAGCCACCTCCACAGCTCCAACACCCGTCTGGCTACAACCCGGAGGAACCACCTTACCCTCAGCAATCTTACCCACCAAACCCTCCTCGTCAACCACCTTCTCATCCACCTTCAGTTTCAGCCCCATCTCAACAGTACTACAACGGTCCTCCAACGCCACCATCAATGTATGATGGATCAGGTGGGAGATCCAATTCAGGTTTCGCTTCCGGGTACTCTCCTGAGCCTTACCAGTATACCGGTCCACCATCCTCACAGTATGGAAACACCCCGTCTGTGAAACCGCCACATCAGAGTGGAAGCGGATCTGGTGCTTACCCACAGCTCCCAATGGCACGCCCACTACCACAAGGATTACTAATGGCTTCAGCCATCAGTAGCGGTGGAAGTGGCGGCTCCGGTTCCCCAAGATCAGGAAGCCGAGCCCCAGTGGATGATGTAATCGACAAAGTGGTAAGCATGGGGTTCCCAAGGGACCAAGTGAGAGGAACAGTGAGAACATTGACTGAGAATGGTCAAGCGGTTGACCTCAATGTTGTTTTAGATAAGCTGATGAATGGAGATAGAGGAGGTAtgatgcagcagcagcagcaaccgCCAAGAGGTTGGTTTGGTGGTCGTTAG
- the LOC104735474 gene encoding uncharacterized protein LOC104735474 — protein MKKKASQQKLLYRWKRKVYGTLMFAFCLGTFVYIQARFAFIQARFHGITSSLKPRLDQKPQIAFLFIARNRLPLEFVWDAFFQGEDGKFSIYVHSRPGFVLSEATTRSKFFLNRQVNDSIQVDWGESTMIEAERVLLRHALSDPFNHRFVFLSDSCIPLYSFSYTYNYIMSTPTSFVDSFADTKDSRYNPRMNPIIPVHNWRKGSQWVVLNRKHAEIVVNDTSVFPMFQQHCRRKSLPEFWRDRPVPAEGWKEHNCIPDEHYVQTLLSQKGVDSELTRRSLTHSAWDLSSSKRNERRGWHPMTYKFSDATPDLIHSIKGIDNINYETEYRREWCSSKGKPSPCFLFARKFTRPAALRLLRESILLKDKEQD, from the exons atgaagaagaaggcgTCGCAGCAGAAGTTACTGTACAGATGGAAGAGGAAGGTATACGGTACATTGATGTTCGCTTTCTGCTTGGGGACTTTCGTATATATCCAAGCTCGTTTCGCATTTATCCAAGCTCGTTTCCATGGAATCACTTCGTCTCTCAAGCCTCGCCTCGATCAGAAACCTCAGATTGCTTTCCTCTTCATTGCCCGGAATCGACTCCCTCTCGAGTTTGTCTGGGACGCTTTCTTTCAG GGTGAGGATGGAAAGTTCTCAATATATGTTCATTCTAGACCGGGATTCGTACTCAGCGAGGCTACAACTAGATCCAAGTTCTTTTTGAATCGGCAAGTTAATGACAGTATACAG GTAGACTGGGGTGAATCAACCATGATTGAAGCAGAACGTGTATTGCTCAGACATGCACTTAGTGATCCATTTAATCAccgctttgtttttctttctgataG CTGCATACCTCTGTACAGTTTCAGCTACACTTATAACTATATCATGTCAACACCAACTAGTTTCGTTGATAG CTTTGCAGATACAAAAGATAGCCGTTATAATCCTAGAATGAATCCCATTATTCCTGTTCATAACTGGAGAAAAGGATCACAG TGGGTCGTTCTGAATAGAAAACATGCAGAAATTGTGGTGAATGATACATCCGTCTTTCCTATGTTTCAGCAGCACTGCAGA AGAAAATCACTTCCAGAGTTTTGGCGAGATCGTCCTGTA CCAGCTGAAGGTTGGAAGGAACACAACTGTATACCTGATGAGCACTACGTTCAGACATTGCTATCT CAAAAGGGTGTAGATAGCGAACTCACACGTAGATCACTGACACACTCAGCTTGGGACCTTTCTTCCTCTAAAAGAAACGAACGTCGTGGATGGCATCCTATGACGTACAAATTTTCTGATGCGACTCCTGATTTAATACACTCCATTAAG GGAATAGACAATATCAACTACGAGACGGAATATCGGCGAGAATGGTGTAGCAGTAAAGGGAAACCGTCGCCGTGCTTCCTCTTCGCCAGGAAGTTCACTCGTCCTGCTGCTCTCCGCCTCCTCCGCGAA TCTATCTTGTTAAAGGACAAAGAGCAAGACTAG